One genomic region from Mycoplasmopsis meleagridis encodes:
- a CDS encoding P68 family surface lipoprotein, translating into MTKFKKSLFGVAALAGIISPVALAASCTDTDTKTPDPNTSGGDTGNKDNQGSTTNTKTYYEYANNLKSALSNRLDANSINTVKVGVNFSKDREQWNAILAVIDRFNSLSNEYKSRKTELDAKKATGTLTDEETAELAKIDDFLKYYKKVELINLGSGGYNAGAQYVNDKLTAKNTNELFSIILNYPVVASNLASKGMLLNFDSENANLSNKLTNFKSEFTKANNGNTSYVSNPGTWVVPALLSGNVLGVNAPVMSYILETMESKGAKINLSDYDAIKEQGKNDRNAVKKLWGEPESSVNLSGYTVDQSTFSSAQKLFEFANKAKTLFSISKDRNSNVHVLGIDDAAGFIETLAYSSVGADDDKFLVKVVTKDDTILADYESIKDENSQIGKNMVAIYDALKGAIATGAVVIQADGVYSSTDGKNHKYALNVGSSAGYYQSFVSGNKTTSELSIKLNVKEFVPVKYFKVFSKTEGDKSYVKTDKKYNTNGIYSPDDIPSYVQAKDDRYNYYANDDTAKSSLASYLEKLKSNTEPSDNFIVFTVDPKDKHLAELKNLTSTKSDTFVYLGQYRTDRTASSTNTIYELFGTIKKMDESLGGIITRGSESVLNRNELFAFSAPSQWKPTDPHVVYTQGPSLIGIHTNEAVDNATRLFVKFLLSNDKYTFNVKNVGQNAGTTEKSGTPMDIVSSSGSYIFPVNGFENQDFSKETNVYLKRAKQDFANVIKQGDVYHAFAEIGDPNANIFRQQFKTAFINLNNNIVNSSNGTVSGSSYRRDIIDSIVTGAQAIFQK; encoded by the coding sequence ATGACTAAATTTAAAAAATCTCTTTTTGGGGTAGCTGCTTTAGCGGGTATTATCTCTCCTGTTGCTTTAGCTGCTTCATGTACAGATACAGATACAAAAACACCAGATCCTAACACATCTGGCGGTGATACTGGTAACAAAGACAATCAAGGTTCTACTACTAATACCAAAACATATTACGAGTATGCCAACAATTTAAAATCTGCTTTATCAAACAGACTTGATGCAAATAGTATAAATACTGTTAAAGTTGGCGTTAACTTTTCAAAAGATAGAGAACAATGAAATGCAATTTTAGCTGTTATTGATAGATTCAATTCTTTGAGTAATGAATACAAATCTAGAAAAACAGAATTAGATGCTAAAAAAGCAACAGGCACTCTTACAGATGAAGAAACAGCTGAACTAGCTAAAATTGACGATTTTCTAAAGTACTATAAAAAAGTTGAATTAATCAATTTAGGTTCAGGTGGATATAATGCAGGTGCTCAATATGTTAATGACAAATTAACAGCTAAAAACACTAACGAATTATTCAGCATTATTCTTAATTATCCTGTTGTGGCATCGAATTTAGCAAGCAAAGGAATGCTTCTTAATTTCGATTCAGAAAATGCTAATTTATCTAACAAGTTAACTAACTTTAAGAGTGAATTTACAAAAGCAAATAACGGTAATACTTCATATGTTTCAAATCCAGGAACTTGAGTAGTTCCAGCTTTACTTTCTGGTAATGTTTTAGGTGTTAATGCCCCTGTTATGTCATATATTCTTGAAACAATGGAATCAAAAGGTGCAAAAATTAACTTAAGCGACTATGATGCTATTAAAGAACAAGGAAAAAATGACAGAAATGCTGTTAAAAAATTATGAGGTGAACCAGAAAGCTCTGTTAACTTGAGTGGTTATACTGTAGATCAAAGCACATTCTCATCAGCACAAAAATTATTTGAATTTGCCAACAAAGCTAAAACATTATTTAGCATATCGAAAGATAGAAATTCGAACGTTCATGTTTTAGGTATTGACGATGCTGCCGGTTTTATTGAAACTCTAGCCTATTCATCAGTTGGGGCTGACGATGATAAATTCTTGGTTAAAGTTGTCACAAAAGATGACACTATACTAGCTGATTATGAATCAATTAAAGATGAAAATAGTCAAATTGGTAAAAACATGGTTGCTATTTATGATGCTCTTAAAGGAGCTATTGCTACTGGAGCAGTTGTTATTCAAGCAGATGGAGTATATTCATCAACAGATGGTAAAAATCATAAGTATGCCTTAAATGTTGGTTCTTCAGCCGGTTACTATCAAAGTTTTGTTTCAGGTAACAAAACAACATCTGAGTTATCAATCAAATTGAATGTTAAAGAGTTTGTTCCTGTAAAATATTTCAAAGTATTTTCTAAAACAGAAGGTGACAAATCATACGTAAAAACAGATAAAAAATATAATACAAACGGTATTTACTCACCAGATGACATTCCGTCATATGTTCAAGCAAAAGACGATAGATATAACTACTACGCAAACGATGATACTGCAAAATCATCATTAGCATCTTATTTAGAAAAACTTAAATCTAACACAGAACCTTCTGATAATTTCATTGTATTTACTGTAGATCCAAAAGATAAACATCTTGCAGAACTTAAAAATTTAACTTCGACTAAATCAGATACTTTTGTTTATTTAGGCCAATATAGAACCGATAGAACTGCTTCTTCTACTAATACCATATATGAACTATTTGGAACAATTAAGAAAATGGATGAAAGTCTTGGTGGAATAATTACAAGAGGTTCAGAATCTGTTCTTAACAGAAATGAATTATTTGCTTTTTCTGCTCCTTCACAATGAAAACCAACAGATCCACATGTTGTTTATACTCAAGGCCCATCATTAATAGGTATACATACAAACGAAGCAGTAGACAATGCAACTAGATTATTCGTTAAATTCTTGTTATCTAATGATAAATACACCTTCAATGTTAAAAATGTTGGTCAAAATGCAGGAACTACAGAAAAATCTGGAACACCAATGGATATTGTTTCATCTTCAGGATCATATATTTTCCCAGTTAATGGTTTTGAAAATCAAGACTTTTCAAAAGAAACAAATGTTTACTTAAAACGTGCTAAACAAGATTTTGCTAATGTTATTAAACAAGGCGATGTGTATCACGCATTTGCAGAAATCGGTGACCCTAACGCAAATATTTTCAGACAACAATTCAAAACAGCATTTATTAACTTGAATAATAATATTGTTAATAGTTCTAATGGTACAGTATCAGGTTCATCATATAGAAGAGACATTATTGATTCAATAGTTACTGGTGCTCAAGCGATTTTCCAAAAATAA
- a CDS encoding MATE family efflux transporter, producing MKNKAQLKHDRAEILFAHTPIRKSIWIVAVPSLILTLMIGLYSFVDQVFIQQFVPSTKPVLLANATNNGLGEIAPYLPINMGYSLNNFNQLFNEYNSLPNMTNKLAYITSNSIVSTTSASFQPLIIFSNSIVYLIPVGASVYYTKCLSKKLEWASKNIWATMFWCTFALSILATCMSFIFVGSGIMKALAGKTVLEIDKAQAAGMTLSNLKQLQAYYDAAFELSIKWANEYVYVYAAGTILQGMVTLFSYFIRAEGFNTYVMAAGIVANIVNIILDAIFIIVAKVGVLGGVISTIIGWMVNLCLCVIYTSYKAKKKEVWLSLKGLFHFRFNKELLGPVFLLGLSGFIRSFGVAFSFAMINIILSKPAFADPNHFQFYWAKATPIITLFLISIFGISDGARSLLSYNYTRRDFTRCKQIYFWTLIVSISYALVVYTFIALTAGNLWVLALNVDSVLVKETANFIRVLTIRIVALSLSISSFLVFQGTNNIEKSILATALENFITFIFIIPIAFGIAYGVYNHTNEKDIANWIIIAGFITNTLSASLFLLFYSYRYISKVLPKIDSNKVSWSRKIEHKFFDHVDKLEKEYKEKLEAKNLLNHH from the coding sequence ATGAAAAATAAAGCACAACTAAAACACGATAGAGCAGAAATATTATTTGCACATACGCCCATTAGAAAAAGTATTTGAATAGTTGCTGTTCCTTCCTTAATTCTTACATTAATGATTGGTCTTTACTCTTTTGTTGATCAAGTTTTTATTCAGCAATTTGTTCCTAGCACTAAACCAGTTTTACTAGCTAATGCAACTAATAATGGATTAGGCGAAATTGCGCCATATTTACCTATAAATATGGGTTATTCATTGAATAATTTTAATCAACTTTTTAATGAATATAATAGCTTACCAAATATGACAAATAAATTAGCCTATATTACTTCTAATAGCATTGTTTCAACTACTTCTGCATCTTTTCAACCTTTAATAATTTTTTCTAATTCTATAGTTTATTTAATTCCTGTTGGTGCTTCAGTTTACTATACAAAATGTTTATCGAAAAAGCTTGAATGAGCTTCAAAAAATATTTGAGCAACAATGTTTTGATGTACTTTTGCTCTATCTATTTTAGCAACATGTATGTCATTTATTTTTGTTGGTTCAGGTATTATGAAAGCTTTAGCAGGTAAAACGGTTTTAGAAATTGATAAAGCACAAGCTGCTGGAATGACTCTAAGCAATTTAAAACAATTACAAGCTTACTATGATGCTGCTTTTGAACTTAGTATTAAGTGAGCAAATGAATATGTCTACGTTTATGCTGCTGGAACTATTTTACAAGGAATGGTTACTTTATTTTCATATTTTATAAGAGCAGAAGGATTTAATACATATGTTATGGCAGCTGGAATTGTCGCAAATATTGTAAATATCATTCTTGATGCGATATTCATTATTGTTGCTAAGGTAGGAGTTTTAGGAGGAGTTATTTCTACTATCATAGGATGAATGGTAAATTTATGTCTTTGTGTTATTTATACATCCTATAAAGCTAAGAAAAAAGAAGTTTGACTTTCTCTTAAAGGCTTATTCCATTTTAGATTCAATAAAGAATTATTAGGACCAGTTTTCTTATTGGGGTTAAGTGGTTTTATTAGATCATTTGGTGTAGCATTTTCTTTTGCAATGATTAACATTATTCTTTCTAAACCTGCTTTTGCTGATCCTAATCATTTTCAATTTTATTGAGCCAAGGCAACACCTATTATTACTCTCTTTTTAATATCAATTTTTGGTATTAGCGATGGTGCTAGAAGCTTACTTTCATACAATTACACAAGAAGAGATTTCACAAGATGTAAACAAATTTATTTTTGAACATTAATAGTTTCTATTTCATATGCTTTAGTAGTTTATACTTTCATTGCTCTTACAGCAGGAAATCTATGAGTTTTGGCATTAAATGTTGATAGTGTCTTAGTCAAAGAAACAGCTAATTTTATTCGAGTTTTAACAATAAGGATAGTAGCTCTATCATTATCAATAAGTTCTTTTTTAGTTTTCCAAGGAACAAACAACATTGAAAAATCAATTCTCGCTACAGCTTTAGAAAATTTTATTACTTTCATTTTTATAATTCCAATTGCTTTTGGAATCGCATATGGAGTTTACAATCATACAAATGAAAAAGATATTGCTAATTGAATTATAATTGCGGGATTTATTACCAATACCTTAAGTGCTTCATTATTTCTTTTATTTTACTCATATCGTTATATATCCAAGGTTTTACCAAAAATAGATAGTAATAAAGTTTCTTGAAGTAGAAAAATTGAACATAAATTTTTTGATCATGTTGATAAATTAGAAAAAGAATACAAAGAAAAATTAGAAGCAAAAAATTTGTTGAATCATCATTAA